GGGAAGTAAAATTTAACCTTTCATTGAATTTGTTACAGGCCGGATATGTAGGGTAGTGAAAATCGCCATCTACTCCCGGTGTAATTCCTTTGCTTCTAAGATAGGGGTTGATGATGGAAGTGTCTTTTGATATTTGAATCAAGGATTGTCGGACCCTTTCAAAGGTTACGTTATCCTTAAAACATAATATTCCATTTACACAACTGACATCATTGGTCTCTAAGGCATACAGATCGGTAGGAGTTCGGTCAGATGCCGAATCAGGAAAGGAGTTTTGGTGGTTCAGAGGGTTTTCTTTTGTACAAGTAATAAAAATTACCACTAACAAAAGCAATAAGGAGATCTGAAAAACGGACGTTTTTTTCATGTAAAAAAATTTAAGTGGTTAATGTGTAGAGGCTCTTGAAGCGAAAGCGGTTTGGAATCCAATTTTTTCAAAAATATCAAAGAACATAAACAAGCGTTATAGTCACTTCTGACGCTCAAATTATGCTCACTATTCAAGAACAAGTCCCTGCCTCCGACATGACTTCGGAAGCAGAGGCTTGGCCCAGAAAAGATTTGGTTAAGCGGTGTATTTCATCAGATTTTATTTTGGAATTTAAAAATATTGACTTTTTTTATCGGCACAAACAATCGTCTAAAAAAATTTTACTGCGCTCACCAAAACCGAGCCGCCCGCCCGGGATACCCGGATATCTTGGCAGTTGGCCGCCATACCAGAACAGTACTCCCGCCCGTCCGCTGCTTTTTATTGGTCTGCTGACCTGAGTTGGCTCTTCCTGACGCGTTTATAGTATGCAGAGGATGGGCCAACGCCCCGAATCCTCCCCCGCAAACCCGGCCGATATCGCCCGTAAACTACTATAAATCAATATTTTATCGTCGTCGTCGCGGCGGGCCATCTGCCAAACCCGGGGTCAGAACTCCCGGAGCGGATGCCCCCAACCAATCCCGGCAAGCCAGCTCGACATCGCCCAAAAACCGCTGAAAATCAAATATTTATTCGCGTCGTCGCATCGGGCCGTTTTTATTTTCCAATCGGTGCTAACGGGGGCATGGACGACGTGGCGGCGGTTTATCCGGCGGCATGTCCGGCCATGCATAGTTAGTGGCATTCCCTTTTAGGCCTTCCGGTGTCGTTGCCGCTAACGGTGGCACTCCCGCCCGTGCCGCCCTGCGTTGGTCTTGCGGGCTGGGCTTGGGCGGCATGGTCGGGAGTGCAAAGTTGTGTCCATTTTATTTTCAGGCGAATGGGACAATTCAATACACATGATATTTTGTGGGAAAAAGTGTTCGGACTATAGTGTGTATGCTCACCTCTATTGTTCAAGCATATATGAAAAACTTATTAAAAAGTTGGTTGAGTTTGTTTTTAATCCTCCCATGTTAGAAGATTTGCTCAAATCATATAACCCCAAGTTGTTTCTTAACTCACAAGAAATTGATGTTTTTTTTGTGACTGGCACGGAAATTCCCAACCCTGTAACTATACCTGTGTCAAATCTTTTGGTAAGATTTGTATCAGTAATAGTAGTGTCGGGGAAAAAATCAGACCACCTAGTTGAAAAGGTTAGTTTAGTCAGATATCCGAAATATGGCCCCGTGTTTAGAAAATATCTTACTTTCTTGCCAAAAGTTGCTCTCAATAATATAGAGGTTGACAAATAGTCAAAATTTGTGTGGACTTTGTATTTCGAAACCCCTTTGATATTCCCATCATCATCTGTCACCCGTATCTTACCGGATGCAACAGTGCCTTTTCTTTCAAAGATAATATTTGTCCTGATAGAAAAGCCCTTGGGGAGATTGTATTGGAAAAATATTCCACCTGCAAAACCGATGGTCGGATCGTTGATAGAATCATTGGCTGGATTCCCACGCATAAAAATCAAGCTTGGGCCACCTTCAATACCGAGAGCAGAATTGCCCGCTTGAGCAAACATTAACATTGGTAGCAGAAATACAAGGAAAAACAATGAAATGCCTTTCATTTGAATATCAAAATGTAAGTTTGAAGAAAATTTAATCGGGTAATTTGATGCAAATAAGATATCGGTCATCGGTAGTATAAAGGTAGCCAAGTTGCTCATTGATAGCAATGCCCGTTGTAATACTGGAAGTTCCGTATTTTCCAGCATTGGGTGATTTTTCTTTCCAGATTGTTCTTCCATCCGAAACTCTGACGGCATGAAGTTTCCCGTCGCCACCACTTGCGAAATAGACGTTTCCCTTGTAGTATAGCATTTGTTTGCAATTGCCTCCGTGCCATTCGCTTTTCCATATTATGGAGCCGGTTTGGGGATTTAATGCATATAAGAACCCATAAGCAGTTTGCAAAATCAATTTTCCTTCTGCAAGCACCAAGGCTGATATCACCAAATGTTCCAAGTGGTTTTCAAATTTTCGCTGCCATAAAATTGCACCCGTGGCTATGTCTATACAAAAGAGTGTATAACCGCCTCGAAAATACAATTTACCGTCATGAATGACGGGATCACCCACACTTGAATTGCCATCCAAAGGCTCGGGATCATTGATGATCCACTCGTAGCGTTTTTGTGTGATGTTCCAAGCATAGAGGTCAAGTCGGTTGCCAAATGGGTAATCGAAATAAAACTGTCGGTTCTGAAAAAAAAGAATAGTGTCGCCATTGGGGCTTGGCAGTCGCGAGATTGATTCAAAAGAACCTGTGTAATTGCCATTTTGGCTCAGATTAAACAGTACTAACGTGTCCCAATTCGGCGATGCAAGGCAAGAACGTACCAATGACCACATCTCATTGAAAGGAGCATTGTTCCCGTAATGCGAATGAAATATTTGATTGTCGAAAACGGATATTCTCGGTCCGCCGGAGCCTCCTTTTGTTTTTGTATCCGTTTTCCAAATAGTTGCCCCAGTCCCTGCGTTGACGACGAGAATATCATGATATGAGCAAATCACTATTTCCCCGTTATGATATTCTAAATCTGGAATCAGTTCGCCGCCACTAATTTCTGCCGGGTCATCCCATGACCATTTCTCCGTCCCCGTTTGACCATCGAACAAGCGCAGTATATCTTTCGCTCCTCCAAACATGGTGGTTATTAAAATATCGTTGCCAACAACCGTATGGTGTTTGCCATAACATCCATCGCTCGTATCACTTTTGAGGGGTTCTTGCCAAACCACCTCCAGCCCTTTTGCAACATTGCAGGTATCGCAGAGGACTAGGGGTGGGATAGGAAATAGAGACTCTTTTCGACAGTCAGACAGGAGCGAGCAAGCAATGAGCAGGAGAAAAATATTCATCCTCATACATTTATGTTTTTGAGCGGGGCGCTTTGAACACAGCGCCCCATCGTTACGCGCTATTTCTTATCCGTGAAAAACCATGTGCCATGCATACCATCGAACAAATCTTGCAATGCTGTTTTAGTATTTTCGTCATTGCGCATCTGCATATGGCTGCTTCCTGGTAGGAGAACGGCTTTTGCACCGCCGCCCAAGCCGTCAGGGTACATAGATGCTGATTCGGCCAATACCACGCCGTCACTGGGCTTTTCCACATATACAGTCCCCAGCAAAGGTCGCCATTCACATTCTTCGATTAGGCCGCCTATTCCGAGCGGGGCGGTTTTGCATTCGTCCGGATTTTGAGTGGCGAATCCATTTAAATGCCAATCTGTCACCACCGTTCCGTCCGATTTTTTTATTCGGCACCAACATTCCCAGCCTGTCTGCTGAATGGTCGGTTCTAATGCTCCTATCAATACTTTGTAACGGTCATCGGAGGTTTCCCACCACTCAACGCCTTCTAGCCAGCCACGCTGAATATCCACTATCACACTTGAGTTGAGGATATTGAGGCTGCAGATACTGTCGAGGTTCAAGCCCATATCTTGACAAACTTGTTCAGCGCTGACATTCCCGCCAGCTATCTTCGACAAAATGAACGGTAGATTGTCGTTCAGTTTTTTCCAATGTGACGCACGGGTTTTGTACCGTATTCGGTTAGTGTCTGCAAAAGCGACAGTGATACTGTCTTTATTCGCTCCGAAATAGGTTTCATCGTTGGGGTCGTTCAGGAGATAATGCAATGTCCGCCAAAAAACGGGGTCGTCCTCTATTCCAAAGAAAGCAACTTTGTGGATGGATGAGCTGTCGGCGTTCAACTCTCCCAGTTCGGGCGCGCCTACTTTGTATTCCTGCGCAATTTTCTGGTCGAACTCATCAAAATATGACGTGTTCGGAATTATGGTGGAAACTGTTGAGCAGAGCGAATCTGCCAATTTTTCTACCACGTTTCCCTTGAACAGGTATTTCAGCAAATACTTTGAAAGAATGAAAGGCGGAATTTGCGCAATGCCTACATCAATCATGGCATCTATTTCTCTCAACTTGCCCGAATTGAGTGCTTGGCAACCTTCCTCAAAAAACTGGGTAGCCAAATTAACGCCCGAACCATCAGGCAAAGCGTTGTTGATGATTTGAGCGCCTTGGTGAGCAGAACCAAAGGTGGCAATGCCTCCAAAGCGCCGCCTATCAAGCGAAAGCCCTGTATTGGCCACTTCATCGTAGTGCATATCGAGATATCGGCTAACCAAGCCGCCTTGACTATGCGCGATAATCATGTTCCTCAAACGGGCAGCAGTATCTTGCACCGGGCTTGCAAAAAACATATCGCTTTTTATCTTGACAGCCGCCGAGGAAAGCGAAGACTGGAACAAGCCGTAATCCATCCATCGTGAGGCTACTTTTCGCGCATCAAAGCCCGGGGCGACATTGTCCTGCACGGCGGCGCCTGCATCTTCCCATGCGCCAGCATTTCCTCCCAGGCCATGCATCCACCAGACAATTCTGGTAGTGTCGCCATTGGGTGGCGAATACGGCAACGGGTCAAAAAGAGGCGGGTAGAACGGCAGTTTTTGGCGTTCTTTAAACCGAATGGCTTTTTCGTAAGGTATTTGCCGGCATTCGCTTTGCCCGCTTATG
This genomic interval from Saprospiraceae bacterium contains the following:
- a CDS encoding PorT family protein gives rise to the protein MTDILFASNYPIKFSSNLHFDIQMKGISLFFLVFLLPMLMFAQAGNSALGIEGGPSLIFMRGNPANDSINDPTIGFAGGIFFQYNLPKGFSIRTNIIFERKGTVASGKIRVTDDDGNIKGVSKYKVHTNFDYLSTSILLRATFGKKVRYFLNTGPYFGYLTKLTFSTRWSDFFPDTTITDTNLTKRFDTGIVTGLGISVPVTKKTSISCELRNNLGLYDLSKSSNMGGLKTNSTNFLISFSYMLEQ
- a CDS encoding PQQ-binding-like beta-propeller repeat protein — translated: MNIFLLLIACSLLSDCRKESLFPIPPLVLCDTCNVAKGLEVVWQEPLKSDTSDGCYGKHHTVVGNDILITTMFGGAKDILRLFDGQTGTEKWSWDDPAEISGGELIPDLEYHNGEIVICSYHDILVVNAGTGATIWKTDTKTKGGSGGPRISVFDNQIFHSHYGNNAPFNEMWSLVRSCLASPNWDTLVLFNLSQNGNYTGSFESISRLPSPNGDTILFFQNRQFYFDYPFGNRLDLYAWNITQKRYEWIINDPEPLDGNSSVGDPVIHDGKLYFRGGYTLFCIDIATGAILWQRKFENHLEHLVISALVLAEGKLILQTAYGFLYALNPQTGSIIWKSEWHGGNCKQMLYYKGNVYFASGGDGKLHAVRVSDGRTIWKEKSPNAGKYGTSSITTGIAINEQLGYLYTTDDRYLICIKLPD